One Rhizobiales bacterium GAS188 DNA window includes the following coding sequences:
- a CDS encoding 5-methyltetrahydropteroyltriglutamate--homocysteine methyltransferase gives MADSRAEERLTSLLPTTVVGSYPQPDWLVDREKLKSRLVPRLGAPEIWRVPAPYLEEAKDDATLLAIRDMEVAGIDIVTDGEIRRESYSNRFALALEGVDGDNPAEVTGRTGAKTFVPRVVGAIRRRQAVELRDAEFLKSNTDRVTKITLPGPFTMSQQAANEYYADEEEMAMAYAAAVNAEARDLKAVGIDVIQLDEPWLQARPEAAARYGVKAINRALEGIPQQTIVHMCFGYAHIVQNKPSGYSFLPQLADCIADAISIEAAQPKLDLGVLRDLAGKTILLGVIDLGSAEVESAEEVASRIRRGLEVLAPEHLVPAPDCGMKYLTRELAFGKLKALVEGAARVRHELAG, from the coding sequence ATGGCTGATAGTCGAGCCGAGGAGCGCCTGACCAGCCTGCTTCCGACGACCGTGGTCGGCAGCTACCCGCAACCTGACTGGCTGGTCGACCGGGAGAAGCTCAAATCGCGACTGGTGCCGCGCCTCGGCGCTCCTGAGATCTGGCGCGTGCCGGCGCCCTATCTCGAGGAGGCGAAGGACGATGCGACCCTGCTCGCCATCCGCGACATGGAGGTCGCGGGCATCGATATCGTCACCGATGGCGAAATCCGTCGAGAGAGCTATTCCAACCGCTTTGCGCTGGCCCTCGAAGGGGTTGACGGGGACAACCCCGCCGAAGTGACCGGCCGCACGGGCGCAAAGACTTTTGTGCCGCGCGTGGTGGGGGCGATCCGGCGGCGGCAGGCGGTCGAGCTGCGCGACGCGGAATTCCTCAAGTCGAATACCGATCGGGTGACCAAGATCACCTTGCCTGGCCCCTTCACGATGTCGCAGCAGGCGGCGAATGAATACTATGCCGACGAGGAAGAGATGGCGATGGCTTATGCGGCCGCGGTCAACGCGGAAGCCCGCGATCTGAAGGCTGTCGGCATCGATGTGATCCAGCTCGACGAACCCTGGCTGCAGGCGCGTCCGGAAGCTGCGGCGCGCTACGGCGTCAAAGCCATCAACCGCGCGCTCGAAGGCATCCCTCAGCAAACCATCGTGCATATGTGCTTCGGCTACGCCCATATCGTGCAGAACAAGCCGAGCGGGTACTCCTTCCTGCCGCAGCTCGCCGATTGCATCGCAGACGCCATCTCGATCGAGGCGGCGCAGCCCAAGCTCGATCTTGGGGTGCTGCGCGATCTTGCCGGCAAGACCATTCTGCTCGGGGTGATCGATCTTGGCTCTGCGGAGGTCGAGAGTGCCGAAGAGGTCGCGTCGCGCATTCGACGAGGCCTTGAGGTCCTGGCACCCGAACATCTGGTGCCGGCGCCCGATTGCGGCATGAAATATCTGACGCGCGAGCTGGCTTTCGGGAAGTTGAAGGCCTTGGTCGAGGGCGCAGCCCGTGTCCGACACGAATTGGCAGGCTGA
- a CDS encoding transcriptional regulator, AraC family has translation MAKLDLSALPDRPLHSEAVVRMLPGLDIAASVSSGMRMERTRNLLADGDDDVALMICTQGAAMMSQRAREATLARGDAVLMTNGELGQITYPSLARMICVRMPREALAPMVPDLDDALLRPIRRDGEALRLLTSYSHGLLANALTRPDLRHLAATHMRDLVARTLGASGEAASSGEVAGIGAARLQAIKAEIMRRLGRHDLSVAAVAVSQGVGPRYVQLLFEIEGTTFSAFVLGRRLAWAYRLLADPRGVGRPISAIAFEVGFGDLSYFNRTFRRRYGATPSDVRATALRRRSISASRSEGS, from the coding sequence ATGGCCAAGCTCGATCTTTCGGCGTTGCCGGACCGGCCGCTGCATTCCGAAGCCGTGGTGCGGATGCTGCCCGGGCTCGATATCGCGGCGTCGGTCAGTTCCGGAATGCGCATGGAGCGCACCCGCAATCTGCTCGCCGACGGCGACGATGATGTCGCTCTGATGATTTGCACGCAAGGCGCGGCGATGATGTCGCAACGGGCTCGCGAGGCCACGCTGGCTCGAGGCGATGCGGTGCTGATGACCAATGGCGAGCTTGGCCAGATCACCTATCCGTCGCTGGCGCGGATGATTTGTGTCCGGATGCCACGCGAGGCATTGGCGCCCATGGTGCCTGATCTCGACGACGCGCTGCTGCGTCCTATCCGCAGGGATGGGGAAGCGCTGCGGCTGCTGACGAGCTACAGCCATGGGCTGCTCGCAAATGCCTTGACGAGGCCCGACCTCCGCCATCTGGCTGCGACGCATATGCGCGATCTCGTCGCCCGGACGCTCGGCGCCTCCGGCGAGGCGGCAAGCTCCGGCGAGGTCGCTGGCATCGGCGCTGCGCGGCTGCAGGCGATCAAGGCCGAAATCATGCGCCGCCTCGGCAGGCACGACCTCTCGGTCGCCGCGGTCGCGGTCAGCCAGGGTGTCGGCCCGCGCTATGTCCAGCTTCTGTTCGAGATCGAGGGCACGACGTTCTCGGCATTCGTGCTCGGCCGGCGCCTCGCCTGGGCGTATCGACTACTGGCCGATCCGCGCGGCGTCGGGCGCCCCATCAGCGCCATCGCGTTCGAGGTCGGCTTCGGCGATCTGTCCTACTTCAATCGCACCTTTCGTCGACGCTACGGAGCGACCCCTTCGGACGTCAGGGCCACGGCGCTCCGCCGCCGGAGCATATCGGCGTCGAGATCGGAAGGAAGCTGA
- a CDS encoding GrpB domain, predicted nucleotidyltransferase, UPF0157 family yields the protein MDEIEIVEYDPRWPALFAEEVALLRAALDRDLVVGLEHFGSTAIPGMAAKPIIDILVAVRSLAEARVTAIRPLQRLGYMFWAENPKTDRMFFVKGLPPYGARRTHHVHITETTGEPWLNLPFRDYLRAHPDEARRYERLKRDLAIQHHTDREAYTDAKADFVEEILSKARRKSA from the coding sequence ATGGATGAAATAGAGATCGTCGAATACGACCCGCGCTGGCCCGCGCTGTTCGCCGAGGAAGTGGCACTCCTGCGTGCCGCCCTGGACCGCGACCTCGTCGTCGGCCTGGAGCATTTCGGGAGCACTGCCATCCCCGGCATGGCCGCGAAGCCGATCATCGACATTCTGGTCGCGGTCCGGTCGCTCGCCGAGGCGCGAGTCACAGCCATCAGGCCGCTTCAGCGGCTCGGCTATATGTTCTGGGCGGAAAATCCGAAGACGGATCGGATGTTCTTCGTGAAAGGCCTGCCGCCCTACGGAGCGCGCCGGACCCACCATGTCCACATCACCGAGACGACCGGAGAGCCGTGGTTGAACTTGCCGTTCCGGGACTATCTCAGAGCTCACCCCGACGAAGCCCGACGCTATGAGAGGCTCAAGCGGGATCTCGCGATCCAACATCACACTGATCGGGAAGCATACACTGACGCCAAGGCGGACTTCGTGGAAGAAATTCTGAGCAAGGCGAGGCGGAAAAGCGCCTGA
- a CDS encoding 3',5'-cyclic AMP phosphodiesterase CpdA: MAHDHDNHEGGVNRRHALECMLWAGTGVLWTISGGVPKSLSLLDQAEAATAATSFTFLQISDSHVGFDKAANPNALGTLQEAIAKIKALPNKPAFMLHTGDITHLSAPAQFDNAAQVIGSAGLDVHYVPGEHDNLDDEPGKAYLERYGKNTKGSGWYSFDQNGVHFIGLVNVMNLQAGSMGILGPEQLAWLADDVKGLSASTPIVVFAHIPLWTISKDWGWGTDDAEKALSQLKRFGSVTVLNGHIHQLMQKVEGNATFYTARSTAFPQPAPGTAPAPLPMVVPADKLRSVLGIRNVVYSQGKELLAVTDQVLASA, from the coding sequence ATGGCGCACGATCACGACAATCACGAAGGCGGCGTCAACCGTCGCCACGCTCTCGAATGCATGCTCTGGGCCGGCACCGGCGTTCTTTGGACGATTTCGGGCGGCGTACCGAAGTCGCTCAGTCTGCTGGATCAGGCCGAGGCGGCAACCGCCGCGACGTCATTCACGTTCCTGCAAATTTCCGACAGCCATGTCGGCTTCGACAAGGCTGCGAATCCGAACGCGCTTGGCACTCTGCAGGAGGCCATCGCCAAGATCAAAGCTCTCCCCAACAAGCCCGCGTTCATGCTCCATACGGGCGACATTACCCATCTGTCGGCTCCAGCCCAGTTCGACAATGCCGCACAAGTCATCGGCTCGGCGGGTCTCGACGTGCATTACGTGCCGGGCGAGCACGACAACCTCGATGACGAACCGGGCAAGGCCTATCTTGAGCGCTACGGCAAAAATACCAAGGGCTCGGGCTGGTATTCCTTCGACCAGAACGGCGTCCATTTCATCGGTCTCGTCAATGTGATGAACCTCCAAGCCGGCAGCATGGGCATACTCGGGCCCGAGCAGCTCGCATGGCTTGCCGATGATGTGAAAGGCCTCTCCGCCTCCACTCCGATCGTCGTCTTCGCTCACATCCCGTTGTGGACGATATCCAAGGATTGGGGCTGGGGCACCGATGATGCGGAGAAAGCGCTGTCGCAGCTCAAGCGCTTCGGTTCGGTGACGGTGCTCAATGGTCATATTCATCAATTGATGCAGAAGGTCGAGGGCAACGCCACCTTCTACACGGCCAGGTCGACAGCCTTTCCGCAGCCGGCGCCGGGCACGGCCCCAGCGCCGCTACCGATGGTCGTTCCGGCCGATAAGCTACGCTCAGTCCTCGGCATCAGGAACGTCGTCTACAGCCAGGGCAAAGAACTGCTCGCCGTCACCGATCAGGTGCTGGCGTCGGCCTGA
- a CDS encoding 4-hydroxyphenylacetate 3-monooxygenase oxygenase component has protein sequence MVRMRAKSKPIAAKVSAAPKRADKGQAKVTKPQTGAEFLESLKDGRVVYIYGERVKDVTTHPAFRNTSRMIARLYDALHDPKHKDKLLVPTDTGNGGMTHAYFKAPTNLAESIAGRDAIAEWARLTYGWMGRAPDYKAAFLATLGANAEFYDPFQDNARRWYKFSQERIPFINHAIIHPPIDRDRPPNEVGDVCCHVEKETDAGLVVSGAKVVATGSALTNHTFVAHHGLIPVQDKKFAVVFMIPTSAPGVKLICRTSYEMTSTAMGSPFDYPLSSRLDENDAVFIMDKVLVPWENVFVFNDVAKANNFFPRTGFLPRALLHGCTRLAVKLDFICGLLLKAVEAGGTKDYRGVQANVGEVIAWRNLFWGLSDAMVRDPKPWIGKYLLPNLDPASAYQIIATIAYTKVKYIIEQTVASGLIYLNSHARDFKSPEIRPYLDKYLRGSQGYSSDERVKLLKLLWDCIASEFGGRHELYEINYSGSTEEIRRYSLFGAQASGDADKMKGFAEKCMAEYDLDGWRVPDLTDPGELSYHVMRGAK, from the coding sequence ATGGTGCGGATGAGGGCGAAGAGCAAGCCGATTGCGGCGAAAGTATCGGCTGCGCCGAAGCGGGCGGATAAGGGCCAAGCCAAGGTCACCAAACCTCAGACCGGAGCTGAGTTTCTTGAATCGCTGAAGGATGGAAGGGTCGTCTACATCTATGGCGAGCGCGTCAAGGATGTGACGACGCATCCGGCTTTCCGCAACACCTCGCGGATGATCGCGCGCCTCTACGATGCGCTGCACGACCCGAAGCACAAGGACAAGCTGCTCGTGCCGACCGACACCGGCAATGGCGGCATGACGCATGCCTATTTCAAGGCACCGACGAATCTCGCCGAATCGATCGCCGGGCGTGACGCGATCGCCGAATGGGCCCGCCTCACCTATGGCTGGATGGGCCGTGCCCCGGACTACAAGGCGGCTTTTCTGGCGACGCTCGGCGCCAATGCGGAATTCTACGATCCGTTCCAGGACAATGCCCGGCGCTGGTACAAGTTCAGCCAGGAGCGCATCCCTTTCATCAACCACGCCATCATTCATCCGCCGATCGATCGCGACCGGCCGCCGAACGAGGTCGGCGATGTGTGCTGCCATGTCGAGAAGGAGACCGATGCCGGGCTCGTGGTCTCCGGCGCCAAGGTGGTGGCGACCGGATCGGCGCTGACCAACCACACTTTCGTCGCGCATCACGGCCTGATCCCGGTGCAGGACAAGAAATTCGCCGTGGTCTTCATGATTCCGACCAGCGCACCGGGGGTCAAGCTGATCTGCCGCACATCCTACGAAATGACCTCGACCGCGATGGGTTCGCCCTTCGACTATCCGCTATCGAGCCGGCTCGACGAGAATGACGCGGTCTTCATCATGGACAAGGTGCTGGTCCCCTGGGAAAACGTGTTCGTCTTCAACGATGTCGCGAAGGCGAACAACTTCTTCCCGCGCACCGGCTTCCTGCCGCGGGCCCTCTTGCATGGCTGCACACGCCTTGCCGTCAAGCTCGACTTCATCTGCGGGCTGCTGCTGAAGGCCGTCGAGGCCGGCGGCACCAAGGATTATCGCGGCGTGCAGGCCAATGTCGGCGAGGTCATCGCCTGGCGAAACCTGTTCTGGGGGTTGTCGGACGCCATGGTGCGCGACCCAAAACCCTGGATCGGCAAGTATCTCCTGCCTAATCTCGACCCGGCCAGCGCCTACCAGATCATCGCCACCATCGCCTACACCAAGGTCAAATACATCATCGAGCAGACGGTGGCCTCGGGGCTCATCTACCTCAACAGCCATGCGCGCGACTTCAAGAGCCCGGAGATCCGCCCCTATCTCGACAAATATCTGCGCGGCTCGCAGGGCTACAGCTCGGATGAACGGGTCAAGCTGCTGAAGCTGCTATGGGATTGCATCGCCAGCGAGTTTGGTGGCAGGCACGAGCTCTATGAAATCAACTATAGCGGCTCGACCGAGGAAATCCGCCGCTACAGCTTGTTCGGCGCGCAAGCGTCCGGCGATGCCGACAAGATGAAAGGCTTTGCCGAAAAGTGCATGGCCGAATACGATCTCGACGGGTGGCGCGTGCCCGATCTGACCGATCCCGGCGAGCTCAGCTATCATGTGATGCGCGGTGCCAAATGA
- a CDS encoding Head domain of trimeric autotransporter adhesin: MQYPNFQELRLAVSDWHDAATGRFESVVGMVVFGSRQHTRESHWIRLGARFRILAGAIGLTFAIILAPGAAMAQFVCGGSPTGAEAQTGGGATATTSSSMACGNGASATAVFTTAIGSSATATGNFSTASGFSSLASGNSSTASGNFSKASADLGSAYGASSTASGISSSAYGAGSSAGGQNATAVGQSAQANSLNSTAIGAGSEATAGSVSVGVNAGFAGSGTNTFNTAVGAGAGQIVTGSANVASGFSAGTNVTGNHNSAGGPIAGRNVIGDSNTAYGDGAGTTVQGSSNIGIGSNAGAFIGTNANPVSNSIAIGTNSRARQTGAIAIGFNANAIGDPNTVVGNLASSNGTNSSAYGEQAVAGNFGAFTNTGNDNATAIGGGARAGATAAGQINATAIGAGALANAANATAVGQGAIASDTGASAFGQGAQASFAGATAIGQGAVASGDPATALGMSATASGNNSVAIGANSLASGNASTALGQGATATGDFSSAIGQGATAAFANSTAIGQGVATTRGNQVLIGNAANTYTLPGISSAASKAAQSGQVQFVTADANGNLATANLPAGFDPTSLSNTVSGLQTQINGLTLLSRKIRTEERGGIAAAIAMTAAPMPSAPGKTTWAVNNSVFKGQAGFGGSVAHRLDVAIPVAITAGYSYGGNNNHAARIGLQGEF; the protein is encoded by the coding sequence TTGCAATACCCCAATTTCCAGGAATTGAGGCTTGCAGTCTCCGACTGGCACGATGCGGCAACAGGGCGGTTCGAATCGGTGGTAGGCATGGTGGTCTTTGGCTCGCGGCAGCATACGCGCGAAAGTCATTGGATCCGTTTGGGAGCGCGGTTTCGCATCCTTGCCGGCGCGATCGGGTTGACGTTTGCCATCATCTTGGCTCCGGGGGCGGCCATGGCCCAGTTCGTCTGCGGCGGAAGCCCAACGGGAGCGGAGGCGCAGACCGGTGGCGGCGCGACGGCGACCACCTCCTCTTCGATGGCTTGTGGCAACGGTGCGTCGGCTACTGCAGTGTTTACGACCGCCATCGGCAGTAGCGCGACGGCAACCGGCAACTTCAGCACCGCGAGCGGCTTCTCCAGCTTGGCTTCGGGCAACTCGAGCACGGCGAGCGGCAACTTCAGCAAAGCGAGCGCTGACCTCGGCTCGGCCTATGGCGCCTCCAGCACGGCGAGCGGCATCTCAAGCTCGGCTTATGGCGCCGGCAGCAGCGCAGGCGGCCAAAACGCCACGGCGGTCGGCCAGAGCGCTCAAGCAAATTCGTTGAACTCGACCGCGATCGGAGCGGGAAGCGAGGCCACGGCGGGCTCGGTTTCCGTCGGCGTGAACGCAGGCTTTGCCGGGTCCGGGACCAACACGTTCAATACCGCGGTCGGCGCTGGCGCTGGTCAGATCGTCACCGGTTCGGCCAATGTGGCGAGCGGCTTTTCGGCTGGCACGAACGTGACGGGAAACCACAACAGCGCGGGCGGCCCGATCGCAGGCCGCAACGTCATCGGTGACTCCAATACCGCTTACGGCGATGGCGCCGGCACGACCGTGCAAGGCAGCTCCAATATCGGGATCGGCTCCAACGCCGGCGCCTTTATTGGAACCAATGCAAATCCGGTATCGAACAGCATCGCCATCGGCACCAATTCACGGGCGCGCCAGACTGGCGCCATCGCCATCGGTTTCAACGCCAACGCGATCGGCGATCCAAACACGGTGGTCGGCAATCTCGCGTCTTCCAACGGCACGAACTCTTCGGCCTATGGCGAGCAAGCGGTCGCCGGCAATTTCGGCGCGTTCACCAACACGGGCAACGACAACGCCACAGCAATCGGCGGCGGCGCGCGGGCCGGCGCGACCGCTGCCGGCCAGATCAACGCCACCGCCATCGGCGCTGGAGCGCTGGCGAATGCAGCCAATGCGACAGCCGTCGGTCAGGGCGCGATCGCCTCGGACACGGGCGCCTCCGCCTTCGGCCAGGGTGCGCAAGCGAGCTTCGCCGGGGCTACCGCCATCGGCCAAGGCGCCGTGGCCTCCGGCGATCCGGCGACCGCGCTCGGCATGTCGGCGACGGCGTCGGGCAATAATTCCGTCGCCATCGGCGCGAACTCGCTCGCCTCCGGCAATGCCTCGACAGCCCTCGGCCAAGGCGCGACAGCGACGGGCGATTTCTCTTCGGCCATCGGCCAGGGCGCGACGGCGGCCTTTGCCAACTCGACCGCCATCGGCCAGGGGGTCGCGACGACCCGCGGCAATCAGGTTCTCATCGGCAATGCGGCGAATACTTACACGCTACCCGGCATCTCGTCGGCCGCCAGCAAGGCGGCACAGAGCGGACAGGTGCAATTTGTCACCGCCGACGCCAACGGCAATCTCGCGACCGCCAATCTACCGGCGGGCTTCGATCCGACTTCGCTGTCGAACACGGTGAGCGGTCTGCAAACGCAGATCAACGGGCTCACCCTTCTCTCGCGCAAGATCCGCACCGAGGAGCGCGGGGGGATTGCGGCAGCCATCGCCATGACCGCCGCGCCCATGCCGTCTGCTCCCGGAAAGACGACCTGGGCGGTCAACAACTCCGTCTTCAAGGGCCAGGCGGGCTTCGGCGGCTCGGTCGCCCATCGGCTCGATGTCGCGATACCGGTCGCGATCACGGCCGGCTATTCCTATGGCGGCAACAATAACCATGCGGCGCGCATCGGGCTGCAAGGGGAATTCTGA
- a CDS encoding catechol 1,2-dioxygenase/hydroxyquinol 1,2-dioxygenase produces MHDLTDKSVTDAVLEQMGETPDPRLRQVMASLVRHLHDFARDVNLTPDEWLKAIGFLTKVGQTCTPARQEFILLSDVLGLSALVNLLHDKSAIEQGTESSLLGPFYQQNAPSYALGDTIAIEAGGPELLLYGRVTDRRGTPLPHASVQVWQTDAKGEYDLQKYHGEHMDMRGNFRCDAEGRFHFRTVKPLGYYIPMDGPVGALIQAQQRHGCRPAHIHFLIGAEGYRELVTAIYLANDEHIDSDVVFGVSNALVTSPRDDDPEAPVKGIPAIRYDFRLGIAAGNETGRVGADPSQILAGAK; encoded by the coding sequence ATGCACGATCTGACCGATAAGAGCGTCACCGATGCGGTTCTCGAGCAAATGGGCGAAACGCCCGACCCGCGTCTTCGGCAGGTGATGGCGAGCCTGGTGCGCCATCTGCACGACTTTGCGCGCGATGTGAATCTGACGCCTGATGAGTGGCTGAAGGCGATCGGCTTCCTGACCAAGGTCGGCCAGACCTGCACGCCGGCGCGCCAGGAATTCATCCTCTTGTCGGATGTTCTGGGATTGAGCGCGCTCGTCAACTTGCTGCACGACAAGTCGGCCATCGAGCAGGGAACAGAGAGCAGCCTGCTCGGCCCCTTCTATCAGCAGAACGCGCCCTCCTATGCGTTGGGCGACACGATCGCCATCGAGGCTGGCGGACCGGAGCTGCTTCTCTACGGTCGCGTCACGGATCGACGCGGGACGCCGCTGCCGCATGCATCGGTGCAAGTCTGGCAGACAGACGCAAAAGGCGAATACGATCTGCAGAAATACCATGGGGAGCACATGGATATGCGCGGCAATTTTCGCTGCGACGCGGAGGGCCGTTTCCATTTCCGCACGGTGAAGCCGCTCGGCTATTACATCCCGATGGACGGTCCGGTCGGCGCGCTGATCCAGGCGCAGCAACGGCATGGGTGCCGGCCGGCGCATATCCACTTCCTGATCGGCGCCGAGGGTTATCGGGAATTGGTGACGGCCATCTACCTGGCGAATGACGAGCATATCGATTCCGATGTGGTGTTCGGCGTCTCGAACGCGCTCGTCACCTCGCCGCGGGACGATGATCCGGAGGCACCCGTCAAGGGCATCCCCGCCATTCGCTACGATTTCCGGCTGGGCATTGCCGCCGGCAATGAAACGGGTCGCGTCGGGGCCGACCCGTCGCAGATCCTGGCTGGGGCCAAGTAG
- a CDS encoding monosaccharide ABC transporter substrate-binding protein, CUT2 family, producing the protein MKTIMAVAGIVAGLAFGAPAMAQMKPTVAIIVKDTTSPFWQTVLAGARKAGQDLGVSVVELGAQSESDTKGQIGLLEKAVASNPAAIVIAPAQFAALGRPIDEAAKKVKIIGIESAADSKAMTSLLATDNVNAGRIAAEALAAAITRTYGDTEGNVVMITSMPGVASLDQRAKGFKEALAAKYRALNISADKVVDGQPTTALNIMKDLIASVPDLRGVFVSDLIMTQAVGQAVAENKSGDKINVVGVGSDDRLIKFLQGDTIAGLVVEDPFRMGYDGVKTAFAASKGEPVPANVDTGAALVTKANMSSARSQELLNPKVK; encoded by the coding sequence ATGAAGACGATTATGGCAGTCGCCGGCATCGTTGCCGGCCTTGCATTCGGGGCGCCCGCCATGGCGCAGATGAAGCCGACGGTCGCGATCATCGTGAAGGACACGACGTCGCCTTTTTGGCAGACAGTGCTGGCCGGCGCGCGCAAGGCCGGTCAAGATCTCGGCGTCAGCGTTGTCGAGCTCGGCGCACAATCCGAATCCGACACAAAGGGTCAAATCGGCCTGCTCGAGAAGGCGGTCGCATCAAATCCGGCGGCGATCGTCATCGCGCCCGCACAATTCGCGGCGCTCGGCAGGCCGATCGATGAAGCTGCCAAGAAAGTCAAGATCATCGGCATCGAGTCCGCCGCCGATAGCAAGGCTATGACCTCGCTCCTGGCGACCGACAATGTGAATGCGGGTCGCATAGCCGCAGAAGCTCTCGCTGCGGCGATCACGAGGACATATGGCGACACCGAAGGCAACGTCGTGATGATCACCTCCATGCCCGGCGTCGCGTCGCTCGATCAGCGCGCCAAGGGCTTCAAGGAGGCGCTCGCCGCGAAATATCGGGCGCTGAATATCTCTGCCGACAAGGTCGTCGACGGTCAGCCGACGACTGCTCTCAACATCATGAAGGACCTCATCGCCAGCGTACCGGACCTGCGCGGAGTGTTCGTTTCGGACTTGATCATGACGCAGGCCGTGGGCCAGGCCGTGGCCGAGAATAAATCGGGCGACAAGATCAATGTCGTCGGCGTTGGCTCCGATGATAGGCTCATCAAATTCCTGCAGGGCGATACGATCGCCGGGCTCGTCGTGGAGGACCCGTTCCGTATGGGTTATGACGGCGTCAAGACCGCGTTCGCCGCCTCGAAGGGCGAGCCGGTGCCGGCCAATGTCGATACCGGTGCTGCCCTCGTCACCAAGGCCAATATGAGCTCCGCACGCTCGCAGGAACTCCTCAACCCGAAGGTCAAGTGA
- a CDS encoding Glyoxalase-like domain-containing protein: MTVKLDHILLGAPDLDTASSQFAALTGVTPATGGTHPGFGTRNRLVSLGPDVFFEVIAPDPAQEVGGKQRAEMIAGLSHPALLTFAIQTTDIDGLRARAEAAGLSTTGRVPMHRTRPDGVRLDWTVIRFTHPLYGETVPFGIDWQGSPHPATTSPSGCTLRHLTVLHPEPAGLEDIYRRLGLDVAVQGSLRPGFVVELDTPKGGVCFLGK; this comes from the coding sequence ATGACCGTGAAGCTTGACCATATCCTCCTGGGAGCCCCTGATCTCGACACGGCGTCGTCGCAGTTTGCAGCATTGACGGGTGTCACGCCGGCAACCGGCGGAACTCATCCCGGGTTCGGAACCCGCAATCGGCTGGTGTCTCTCGGACCGGACGTCTTCTTCGAAGTGATCGCGCCCGACCCTGCGCAAGAGGTTGGCGGCAAGCAGCGTGCCGAAATGATCGCCGGATTGTCGCATCCAGCGCTGTTGACCTTCGCGATCCAGACGACCGATATCGACGGCCTGCGCGCCAGGGCGGAAGCGGCCGGGCTTTCGACGACAGGCCGCGTGCCGATGCATCGTACCCGCCCGGACGGCGTCAGGCTAGACTGGACGGTTATCCGCTTTACCCACCCCCTCTATGGCGAGACCGTCCCGTTCGGGATCGACTGGCAGGGCTCGCCTCACCCGGCGACGACCTCTCCGTCCGGCTGCACGCTCCGCCACCTGACAGTGCTGCACCCGGAGCCTGCCGGGCTCGAGGACATCTACCGCCGGCTCGGCCTTGACGTGGCCGTGCAGGGATCGCTGCGCCCCGGCTTCGTCGTGGAACTCGACACGCCAAAGGGCGGGGTGTGCTTCCTGGGCAAATAA